GTGGAAGAAGCATCGGTTGCAGATAAAATTGCTTGGGGAGCTGTGAATCAACCGATTTCTGAAGAACATTTTAATAAATTATATACAAAAGTATTAGAATACTTAAAAGAAAAAGAAGAATTATTCGTATTTAAAGGGTTTGCAGGCGCTGATCGTAACTATCGCCTACCAATTCAAGTTGTTAACGAATATGCATGGCATAATTTATTCGTACATCAATTATTTATTCGTCCAACTGAAGAAGAATTAAAAACTCATGAAGCAGAGTTCACAATTGTTTCTGCACCAAGTTTTAAAGCAGACCCAGCAATTGACGGTACAAATTCTGAAGCATTTATTATGGTTTCATTCGAAAAACGTATCGTATTGATCGGTGGTACAGAATATGCTGGAGAAATGAAGAAATCTATCTTCTCTATTATGAACTTCTTACTTCCAGAACAAGATATTCTTTCTATGCATTGCTCTGCAAACGTAGGTGAAGAAGGCGATGTCGCTTTATTCTTCGGCTTATCTGGGACAGGTAAAACAACTTTATCTGCTGATTCAAACCGTAAATTAATCGGTGACGATGAGCACGGCTGGTCTGATAACGGTGTATTCAATATTGAAGGCGGTTGCTATGCAAAATGTATCAACCTTTCTCATGAAAAAGAACCACAGATCTTCGATGCAATTAAATTCGGATCAGTATTAGAAAACGTTGTCATTGATAACCAAACAAGAGTTGCAGACTACAATGATACAACTTTAACAGAAAATACACGTGCTGCATACCCAATGCATGCGATTGATAATATCGTACTGCCGAGTGTTGCAGGACATCCAAATACAATTATTTTCTTAACTGCTGACGCATCTGGCGTATTGCCTCCAATCAGTAAGTTATCAAAAGAACAAGCTATGTACCATTTCTTAAGCGGTTACACTAGTAAACTAGCAGGAACAGAGCGTGGTGTTACATCTCCGCAAGCTACATTCTCAACTTGCTTCGGCTCACCATTCTTACCGCTTGATGCATCTCGCTATGCTGAAATGCTTGGTGAAAAAATTGAGAAACATGATGCGAAAGTATTCTTAGTAAACACTGGCTGGACTGGTGGCGAATACGGCGTTGGTAAGCGTATGAACTTAGGTTACACTCGTGCAATGGTGCAAGCAGCATTAAACGGTGAACTTGATAAAGTAGAAACTGCAAAACATGATATCTTCGGTCTTGAAGTTCCTCATCACGTACCAGGTGTACCTGATGAAGTATTAATGCCTGAACAAACATGGGCTGATAAAGCTGCTTACAAAGCGAAAGCAATTGAGCTTGCAAGCAAATTTAAAGAGAACTTCAAAAAGTTTGACAGCGCTTCTGAAGATATTATCAATCTAGGCGGTCCAATCGCTTAATACAACATTTCTGTTGAATGACCCTTTACTCATATGAATAAGTATAGTGTAACTAGAAAGTTTCGCGTACTCACCGACAAAACCCAATGCGACTTGATGGTTACACATACTTACATAAAAAAGAGACTTACGATAAAATCGTAAGTCTCTTTCTTTTATAATCTGTGACCGATGTTTTGGTTTCTTTGTTTTGACTTGACATTGAACAGGAAAAGGATTTGACCGCTTCCATTTATAGATAGATGCTCTCTTCCATCTAAAAAGGAGTGTTCTATGTCGTTTTTTAGTTCTTTTCATCTTTCATACTGTAATATCCTAAATTAATAATGATCAAGAAATAACCACCCATAATCCCAACTGCAAATGCCCACATAACCATATGGTGCTCGATTTCATACATAATAATTGCACCCAGTATCGCTGCTGCGAAGCGATTAAACATACCAAGTGTTGGTGCCTTCGTCTTTTTTACAATGCTCTCTCCAAGCTTTTCAATACGTCTTCCTAAAATCCAAACGCAATACATACTGACAATAAGCCCGATTCCTGCACCTAAAAAATGTGCTGAAAAAGGTGTCAGCGCCCAACCTATTAACATTACGCCTAGCAAATAATACATTTGAATTTTAAACGCCCTTAGTGACATACTAATCATGCTGTACTCCTTTAACTTTTATAAATTTATTTACATATCATCAGAATTCATCTGCTACATTCAAACTAAAAAAACAACATAAACATCATGTTTATGTTGTTAAAATATTTTCTGGAAATAATATTATACAAGATTTCTAATATGCTAACATCGAATTTTGTGACATTTTTTCAACTTTTTCCGTCTATTTATGAAAAAAATGATATCAATCTATGAACATATGGATATGATGTAGTAAGCACACAAATAAAGGGGGCGTCTAATGATTTATTTTTTAATGGCTCTTATTCATTTCATTGTCCCTGCGCTTATTGGGCTCTCATTATATTGGTACACGAAAAATCATAGCATCTTCTATGCTGTCCTCGGTGTCCTTCTTCCAGGTATTATTCTTATTGCACTCTTTCGAATACCTTTTCTTAATTTAATTCCACTTATTACAGCCATTCTATTTCTCATATTTTTACCAAAAATAAAAAAATAGGAAAGCAGATCATGAATGATCTGTTTTCCTATTTTGATATAGGTTCTTGTAGAGTAGAAACATCCTCTGCTTTTTCAGATTTTACAAGCCATAAACCAAAGAAAATAATGATCCCTCCGATGATTTGCTGTAATGAAATATATTCCTTCGCCCACACTGCCGCAAATAAAACAGCAACAAGTGGCGTCATATACATATACACCATCGTGTGAGACGCACCAATTTTTTGCACACCAACATACCACATGACTAAACCGAATACTGTTACAAAGAAAATTGAATACAAGAGCGCAAACCATGTCATTCCTTTTGTAATGTGAAATGGCAGTGAAAAAATCTGTAGACCACTTAATACCGCAAGAGGTATTGCCCCAACAACTGCTGACCATGCGGTTACCCGAAGTGCCGAATATTTTTTTATAAGCGGGCCTGCTAATATAGGATAAAGCCCCCAGCATATTGATGTAATAAGCCCAATTCCGTTTCCATAGAATGAACCAGCGAATGAATGTCCCGCTAGTAACACAAGGGCTGTACCAGCGCAGGCCACAATAGAACCAATCAACTTTCGCGAAGAAAACTTTTCTTGTTTAAATGAAATCGCAAATAAGGTTGTAAAAATGGGTGAAATAGAAATGAGTAAAGAAGCATTTGTAGCGGATGTATATTTCACAGTTTCCATAAATAACGTTTGATACAGTACAATGCCAACAACGCTGACCATGATTAGTCTCGGCATATCCCTTCTCTCCATATACAACGACTTTTCATTATAAAATGTAAGCAGTAACAATAACGGCGCCGCTGCCATCATACGAAGTGCCGTAAACTCAATCGCCGTAAATTCTATAAGTCCATATTTCGCAATTGTATAATTGATTCCCCAAATAATAACGACGCTTACAATTAATAATTCAATTCCCCATCTTCTCATGCGTATCCCCTCCGCAAAGAAAATTATACAGAAAATTCAATTATATGTACATTTCATTATGTGAAAAAATCCCATAAGAAAAAGGAGCATATCATATACTCCCCTCTGTCTTTGTTATACTCTAATATGAAGCTTCATATTAGGATTATAAAACTGACTCGGGCTCTTCAGTTGAAAATGCCCCCCAGATTGATGTAAATCAACAGTTAACTTATCATCCATAAATACAAGCTTCGTGCGGTCTGCAATAAAGTTTAATGCGTTTGATTCAATATCTACATCACGCTCATCTTTCTCCGATACGGCTACTAAATCAATAATCCCGCTCATGACACAACCGCAACCTTCATTATCATAAAATAGCTTTATATATTTCGCTTCACTTGGAATCGTATCCATAATCTTTTTATATGCTGCATCTGTTACAGTAACGTACATACGTAAATCTTCATCCTCTCTTCTCATATCATTCTTATATTGTACCATTCTTTTTCTTAATTCCATCCGTTTGTTGTATACAGAAAATTGAGACTAATGTTACAATACCTGTGACAAAGGAGGAATACTATGCCAGCCTTAAAAGAAATACAATACGCTCTTGATTATTTATTTCAAATTAAAAAATACGGAAAAGACGGTGCCTTTAGCCGATTTATTCCAGCTGTATATAATCCAATCCAGTTTCCATGGCAGCAATTTTTCGAAGAGGATTTTGTTGAACTATTTAACGGTCTTATGATCCGCGGCGCTGAAAATGTAAACACAGTCTTTTTAGCTGTATTCCCAACAGATGATGTTCTTGAAAAGTTCATTTCACAATCAAAGCCAGGCGATTTACTCTTTATGCACCATCCACTCGTTATGGAATGCGGTGATCCACTTGGGAAATCTGGACGTGGATTTATCCCAATTAAGCCGCACTATTTACAAGCTATAAAAGATAAAAATTTATCTATTTACACATGTCACAGCCCGATGGATTACAATCAGACATATGGAACAAGTATATCAATAGCAAAAGCATTACAGGCTACTGTCATTGATGGATTTGCTTGCAGTGGCCCTGAAAACGAGCCAGTCGGTCTCATCTGTGAAATAGATGAGACATCAACTACGAGCCTCCAACAACATCTAAAGAAGCTTTTCCACATCCCATACGTAGATTTCGAAGGCCAACATCATGATTCCATCAAAAAAATTGCAATTATTGCTGGCTGCGGCGATGTCGTGTCTTTAATGAAAGAAGCAGAAGAAAAAGGTGCTGAAGCTTACATTGCAGGAGAAATCCATTGTCATATTGATAACGAATACGGCAGACATAAATATTCACTCATTATGGATTATGTGAAAGAAACAAATATGTCACTCATCGGTGTATCCCACTCTGCTTCCGAATATTTAGTTAAAAAAACATTAATGCATGATTGGTTTAAAGAAAATTTTGATGTAAATATTACTTTCCTTCCACAAGAGAAGTGGTGGTATTGAGATAAAAAGAGATATATAGCTTAGCTACATATCTCTTTTTACTATACTCAAAATTTCATTCGGAACTTGAAAAACATAATCCCCCTTTATTCCTCTCCATTTATTACTTCAATACCGCATTTCTTTACTACATCTCCTAAATTCTTTGGAATCGTATCATTTGTAATAATGGTATTTATTGATTCTAACTGTAGCGCTTTAAAATTTTTACGTTGATTAAATTTCGTCTCATCAATAAGTAAAAATACTTGATTGGTTTAACCGTTTTTGTTATTGCCTCTCTCTTTTGTGCTATCGCATCATCAAGTAATTTTCTTATCATCGCAAGGATTTTACAAGGTATAGGCGCAGCTTTATTTATGCCCAGTTCCCTCAGCCTTCTAGCAATCTCTTATCCGGATGAAAAACAAAGAGCGAAAATGTTTGGGGTATGGTCAGCTATCGTTTCAATATCTTCAGGAATGGGTCCTTTCGTTAGTGGCATTTTAGTTCAAACATTCGGATGGAGAAGTATTTTTATTATTAATTTGCCAATTGGCATAATTGGTATTTTCATGGCTTACTGTATGATTTCTCCTTCAACACGTCAGCACATAAAGCTAAATCTTTTTAACCACGCCTTAGGAATTATTACATTAGCAAGTCTAGCTTTTAGTTTAATTGAAGGGCCTTCCTACGGATGGATTTCTCCCCAAATAGTAGAGGGATTTTCGATTACCATTATAGCTGCTAGTTTATTTGTCATTGCGGAACATAGTTCGAAACAACCAATTATTCCATTCTCTTTATTTCATGACCGACAATTTTCTTCTGCAAATATAATTGGCTTTTTAATTAACTTTTCCTTATTTGGTGGCATCTTTATGTTTAGCTTATTTCTGCAATATGCAAGAAATGCTTCTCCTTTTTTAGCTGGAATTCAGCTATTACCGATGATGGCCGTCTTTGTATTTGGAAACTTGCTTTTCGCAAAACTAACAACTCGATTTGGTTCTAAATCACCATTACTTATTTCTCTTCTCATTGCTAGTTTTGGTTCATTTTTATTAACTTTTATTTCTCCTAATATACCCTATTGGTTATTAGCAACTATATATGCCATTATAAATTTTAGCATTGGTGTATCTGTTCCAGCTATGACTACAATCGTGATGCAAGCAGCTGGCCATGAACATGGAAATATCGCAGGAGCAACTTTGAATGTGAATCGCCAAGTTGGTGCTTTAGTTGGGGTTGCGATTATGGGAAGCACTCTTACCCAATCTTCTTCATGGTATATCGGCACTAGCCATGGCTTCTTCGCAATGGGAGTATGCTATTTCATTGGTTGCTTACTCGTTCAGTGTTTTATGAAAAATGATTGAACTACCCCCACTTCACACTCTAACGAGTTGTTTGAAGCGGGGGATTCCTACGAACACCAAAGTGTCCCTCGGTTCTATTAATAGGCGATCTCCGTAGTCCCTACAGTTAGAAGCCTTAAGGCCTCTTTTCTCAGATTTTTTCCTGCATTCACATCTCTATCATGATGCATACCACAAGAAGGGCACTTCCATTCACGGAGGTTTAGATCTTTCACGTCTTTATTTTTGTTGCCACAATGCGAACAAATTTGAGAACTTGCGAATGTTTTCGATACCACGACCACTTGTTTTCCATACCACTATACCACTCTGCCTTGTACGCAAGCATCGTTCTGAATTGTGACCAAGATACTTCTTGTATCGCTTTCGCTACCTTATGATTCTAGATGGACTTTTATGATGAAACCATCTCGTATATTTTAGAATGCTTCCTACTATCCCATTTACCTTCTATACAAACTGATTCTGTTACCTCATAGCAAATCTTCCACAAGAAGAACCTTTAAGCTTTTACCTAACCGCCATTCATCTCCCACCTATTCATCGGACCATGTCTTATTCATTCCTTGAGGTGGGAGTCTTCTGTCGGAAAATGAAAAAAAGAGAGAGGATCTCCCCTCTCTTCATAATTAAATCGGCAACACAACCTCAACAGTTGTTCCAACTCCAACTTCACTATCAAATCGCAGTGTTCCCCGATGATCTTTAATAATTTTATCTGTCACGACTAATCCTAATCCTGTTCCATGTTCTTTCGTCGTATAGAAAGCTTCATTTAAAGTTGAAATTTTATCCTTTGGAATACCGCAGCCTTCGTCTTGAATTTGCACAATAAGTACCTTTTCTTCTCCCCTCGCTTCCACAGTAATCGTTCCACCAATTGACATTGCTTCAATCGCATTTTTTATTAAATTTAAAAATACTTGTTTCAATTTCTTCTCATCACATGTAATCAAAGGGATATCTTTATTATAAATCGCATCAATTTTTACCCCTTGTTCCAAAGCTGATTTCTCTATAATTTGAATTACATAGTTCAAAATATCTTTTATATGATGAGTGTCTGATTCTAGTAATTTAGATTTCTCAAATCCCATAAGTTCCGTCGCAATTGTATTTATTCTCTCGACTTCCTGCTTCATAATCTCACTATAAATCTTATCCTCAGGATATTTTTCTCCCTGACTTACAATAAGTTCTTTTAATTTCACTAACGGTCTTCTAATTTTATATCCAATTACCGTTGCCATTTTTCCAATCGTGGCCAACTTCTCTGTTTTCTGAATCTCTTTATCCATCATTTCAAGTGTACGAATGTAAGATTGAAATCTTAAAAGTATAATCCAGCATATTATCGCAAATACACTACAAAGCGCTATCGGGATAACTATAATAAAAGATTTTACAACTAGGCCCATAAGCGCATATTTTCCTACAATCACTCCTGCCACTAACCAAAAATATCTTTTATTCACAAAGATTGGTGCGAATAAAATTAAAAATCCTTCTACTATATTTCCACCGTCAAATTCAGTATCACTTCCATAATAAATAAGGAAATTATGAATAAAATCCAGTACATTGTAGCCAATCAAAATAATATACTTCACAATAAATGGATTTTTCCACTTCATAAAATATATTCCGGTAAAGAATAATAAAATCATCGAAGCATATAACCATGGACCTAAACCTTCCATGAAAATTTCTGCCGATTCTTTTCCTTCTCCCTTTAAAAGGACGATCAACTTTTCAGCAAAGTCATATACAAAGAATATGATAAAAAATAAACTTAAAAATATCTTTAATGCCTTTATTTCTTCCTTTTCAAATATATAGCCTTTATTCATATGATGGCTCCTTTATTACAACTTCTCTTACTCTTGTATCGCGTTACTTTCATGCTTTTTCGGAAGTAAAATATTTACTCTTGTCCCTTTTGTTATTTCACTAGAAATATGTAATTCGCCAAGATGCTCTGTAATAATTCGCTGCACTACTGTAAGACCTAATCCAATTTTATCTTGTTTCGTCGTATAGAAAGCTTCTGTAATTCGTCCTAAGTTCTCTTTTTTTATACCTTGACCATTATCTATTACACTTATAATTACGTGCTCTCGTTTTTTATCTTCTATTTGTATTTGTAATGTCCCACCATGTTCCATTGCCTCTAGAGCATTTTTTATGACATATAAAAATACTCCTTTTAATTTACGTTTATCACATTCAACTTCACTTCTATTATGCTCCGCATTAAAAATGAACCTTATATTTAATGCGTCCATTTTTTTACGCATATCTGCGATTGCTTGTAATACAACGTCACTTACAATATGTTTTTCATAAACGGATGGCTTACAGCTAGCAACTTCCATCAATTCACTGATCATATTATTCATATTATCTATTTCAAAAATCATTTGCTCATATGTTGAATCATTTGCATACTTCTCTTTTTGCAATTGCGTAAAGCCTTTCAACGAAGCAAGTGGATTTTTAATTTCATGCCCAACTGTCGCTGCCATTTTCCCGACAACTGCCAGCTTCTGTGATTGACCAGCCTCCGCAATACTTTTCTTTACTGCTGAAAGATATTGCAAAAAGCGATTTAAAATCATATATGATACAAGAAGTAACACCCCATATATAACGAGCGATACTAATACATTCATTTCTCCAAATACCAATAGATATATCATATATTTCCCTATAATAAATGGAGATAAGAAGAATACATATCGTTTACTCAAAAAAATGGGTACGAAGAATATAAAAATAAACTCGATCACATTACCTTCATCAAATGCCACTTTATTATGAAATACATACCATCCAAAATTAAAAATCTCTGCCCCCATATATGCAAATAAATATGTATATTTAACTAAATGTGCCTTTCCTCTTTCGAATAAATAAACACTAATGCCTAATATGGTCATAATATATGCAATCTTCCATATCCCTTTATGCCAATTCACTAAAGGCATTTTATCTTCTAATATAATTGCATATGCAACTTCATATACAATCAAAATAACATGTAATACCCATAAGAAAATCTTAGCATTCCCTTTTTCTTCTTTATATGATATAAACCCCTCTCTCACTTCAACACCCCTTCAAAATGATACTTCTATGAATACCATTTATTATAATAAATGATTTTCATAGACAAACAAAGATAATTTAAACAATAGAGGAAAATCAATCCATAGGCAAAACATCTCCAAGGCATATGCAAGCATAAAACGACTGAAAAATAATACGTATAATATGGGGGGTACTTGCCAAAATGGAAATACGATTATTCAATCTTTAAATATAGAAGGAAAACCAGGCGTAATAACAGAACAGCACCCTACACTACTTGCGGATGAATTTATTAAGGGGTGACGAAACAGCGTTTTTGGGATAGAGCGTATTGATAGGATAGGGGGATAAATCATGTTTGTTACGGTTGAGAAAGATGTACACATTTTTGTCGAGGACATTAATCCAGGTCCTGGAAGTAAACCTGTCTTCTTTGTTCATGGCTGGCCTTTAAATCATCAAATGTACCAATATCAGTTTAATATCTTACCACAACACGGTTTCCGCTGCATCGCCATGGATATACGAGGAAACGGGCAGTCAGATAAACCTTGGACCGGTTACACATATGATCGATTAGCTGATGATATTGCAATTGTCTTAGACGCTCTTCAAATAGAAAAAGCTACTTTACTCGGCTTTTCTGTCGGCGGTGCTCTCTCTCTTCGTTACATGTCAAGATATAACGGACGCCGCATTTCTAAACTAGTATTAGTAGATGCTGTCTCTCCTTCTTTCGTAAAAAATGAAGCATCCCCTTACGGCGTACCGAAAGAACAAGCGGATGCCCTCATGAATCAAATGTCCATGAATTTACCTAAATTCCTTAGTGATGTATCCTTATCATTTTTTAATAGAAACTTAGGAGCGGCTACATTAGAATGGTTTTCTTACCTCGGTATGCAGTCTGCTTCATACGCTCTTATTAAAATATTACAGGCAGCAGCAAACGAGGACGTAACGAAAGATTTAAGTAAAATTAACGTTCCAACAAAAATATTCCATGGTATTCACGACCAGCTCATCCCTTACAAAAGCGCTGAACTCTCACAAAAACAAATTAAAGGTTCTAGTCTATATCCCCTTACAAATAGCGGACATGGATCCCCAATTGAACAAGCAGATGAGCTAAATAAAGAACTGATAAAATTTTTAAATTCATAATCGCTTTATAAAAAAGAATTTGCCTTATATAATTTAAAAATCAGTTATAATTCACATATTTCTCACAATTATAACGATAAAACGATTACATTTTATTTTATACTAAATATATAAGTAATACTCCCTGATTGAGCCGGCTTGCCTGGTTACCCCGTTATTAATATACGAAAAAGAACTTGTAGCATATACAAGTTCTTTTTTATGTGTAATCTATTTAAATAATATGTCCTTACTATACTGTTTCCCAACTAGTAAATCGTACTGAATAAATTTATATTGTTTCAACATTTCTTGCTGTTTAGCTGTTAAATTTTTTATCACTTCTCCATCTTTTCCTACCTTCAATTCCTCTCGAAGTGCTGGTATTTCTAGATATAAATCTGATAAAAATTGATAGAATGGTGATTTATTTAACCCTGCGTAATCAAGAACAAGGTTTGAGAAATAAATTGGGCTTACTAAGCCTAAATTGTCATTTGGTAAATCAAAGTTTCCATACATTAATAACGGCGTTTCTGCCATGGCTAATCGTTCACTTGGAGTTTTTTCATTTGTTATATATCCAGCCTCTTTATAAAGGGATTTATTCGTTCCTAATGACGGCAAATGATCTCCAAAGAACACCAATAATGTAGGTCTATCTAAATCATCCAATTGCTCTATTAAATATTGAAGCGCTTCATCTGAACGTCTTAAACCTTCTGTATAAGTCTCTAATTCCGCCTTCGCCTCTTCTTCTAATCCACTAATTTCTACTTTATTTACTCCAAATCTCCCTGGAGTAAATGGGAAATGATTTTGCATCGTCACTGCATGAATAAATGTAGGCTGTTCCCTCTTCTTCAATTCGGCTATTATTTCCTTACTCATTGATAAATCGCTAATATAATCTCCATCTATTTCTGTATTTTTCATCTTATCTTGCGAATTGAATTGATCGAATCCTAACACATTGTATACATCATCTCGTTTAAAGAACGATCGACCAAAAGAATGGATGGCACTGGCATAGTACCCTTCTTTTTTCAACGTACTAGTAATCGATGGGATCTCTTTCTTATTTGTAACAACTTGTTGGTATGGAATAGAACCTGGCTTTAACAAACTCATTGAATAACCTGTTAATGCTTCAAACTCTGTATTGGCAGTATTTCCTCCAAATGTAGGGGATATTGTTTGTCCACCTGGAAAGTTTTCTATATACTGATGCAAATTTGGAACAGGGTCTTCACTAAACGAAAGATTTGTTAATTTCGTCGGATCCCAAAAAGCCTCACTCATAATAAATATAATATTTGGTTTCTCTGTCTGTTTTTGTTTCCCTACGTTACCACCATACTGTTTCTTTATATCATTTACGATTTGAAGTATATTTTCTTTAGAATATTCTTTTGACTTTTCAATCACTGTTGTATCTAAATTACTGATAAAGCCTAAAACGAGACCATTTTCAGCATAGTTTCCCGTCTGATCCCACAAAATAAATTCTATGCCCCATTTTTGAAACAGTTTATTCATAAATGTATTTGTGTAATTACTATAAGCATATAGCACAAAAATTGATCCTATAACGAAAAGGATTCTTGTCATAAAATGGACACTTGCCTCTTTAATATACTTCCGAATATACATACATAACGCAATACATACCATAATACAAACAATAGCTATAAGAATATGTTTCCAATTAAAATAATCTATAACCATCGGTATAACGGATTGTAAATGTGTAATTTGTGTAAAATCAGAAGGATATAGTGGCTCTCCTCTGAAAAGAAGCTTTAAGTAGTTTACAATAGCTAAAAAAATCAAGGTGTAGCTCGTTAATCTAACACTTAAAAAGACTTTTCCTAGTAAGTTATACACAAGAATATATATCGCATAGATTACTATGAAGCTCAATATAAACTGCCCATTATAATTGTAAATCCAGTTAATCGCTTCTAAGAAATCTATATTAACTTGTAGAACAATATAAAATAAAGCTACTGTATGAGCTATCAAAAATAATATAAGATGAACTCGAATGGACGGCCTAAATTCAACCGTTTCCCTTTTACTTAAATGTGTAACATATAGTACGATAATCCACATTAAAATAATCGTTATGCTTAAAATAAACTTTTGATTTAAAAAGTCTTTCATCATATCTAAATTAAAAAACTTTAAAATCATAAAAAACATAGTTGCTATTAATAAGGTCACCATACCACTTATGATGGTAGAAATTAATATACTTTTTCTCGGAAGATGATAAAGTGCAGACTCATACTTCAATTCATTCCCTCTTTTCTATCTATTAATTTCACCTCGCATCGGTAAAGACACTTTCTATAAAAATAACATTGTAATATGTAGCACGTCTTCAAAATTGCTTCTATTTTAAATTTAATTTCTTACTTATCCCTTAACACATAGTAAAAATTCCGAATAACGATTGGGAATTATTGAGAAATTAAATTCCCCCATTCTACTTTATGATATAATAATTATGTTTTGAATATCCTTAATACCATTAGGAATTAAGAAAGTATTAATACAAAAGGAGATGCTCATTTTTGCTAAAAAAGTTTAAAAATTTACCTAAAGCGGTATATGCAATTTTGGCGCTTTCTTTCCTCTTACACGTTTTTTGTCTAGTAAAACAGCCAGGATTAGATGGAGAGTTAGTCAAAGTAACATATGGTGCAAATGATGCGTTTAACTATTCGTTAACAGCTGAACAATTATTAAAACATGGTGTATTTGGCTATGTTTATTTAGAACCTAGTGAAGTGCCTGGAAAAAATGCATATATCACACCAGGTCAACCACTATTATTAGCTGGCGCTATGATTATTTCTGATGTTACATCACTACCTTACTATTACGTAGCAACTGTCATTAATATGATACTGAACCTTGGTACAGTGCTATTAGTATTCTTAATAGGGAGAGAATTGTTTGAAAAAAATATTTATGGAATTGTTGCGAGTATTTTATATGCTATTTATCCGAGTAACTATACATACTTCCGTACATTATTAACCGAAGTTCCTTCCATATTCTTATTAGCATTATGTGTGTATGTATTTGTTCTCGCATGGAAATACAATAAGATGAAATTCCATATATGGTTCGGAATTGTTGTTTCTATTTTACTTATGTTCCGTCCAAATCCGGCTCCAATGATGCTTATTCCAGTTCTTGTCATCTTGTTCACATATGGATTTAAAGACTCAATTAAAATCGGAT
The DNA window shown above is from Bacillus clarus and carries:
- a CDS encoding ArnT family glycosyltransferase, which translates into the protein MLKKFKNLPKAVYAILALSFLLHVFCLVKQPGLDGELVKVTYGANDAFNYSLTAEQLLKHGVFGYVYLEPSEVPGKNAYITPGQPLLLAGAMIISDVTSLPYYYVATVINMILNLGTVLLVFLIGRELFEKNIYGIVASILYAIYPSNYTYFRTLLTEVPSIFLLALCVYVFVLAWKYNKMKFHIWFGIVVSILLMFRPNPAPMMLIPVLVILFTYGFKDSIKIGLLWLIGPFLIIGAWVVRNYLALHQFILFSTQGADPLIAGADPFNKIGYENVVNQMKAQGLSDKGEYAKDLIKNGFKTDFTYWFSWFTVGKTIELFKTAPAVDQYRIHNFMQMCHRVFIIGTFLSSFCFMLNSFKHKRVMMLVASSVIYIIFSNLFLAINRYGFFINPLMCLILAYGLVYVAQKIPFFRTNCA